DNA from Methylobacterium currus:
TCGATTACGGCGAGTTCTCGCTGAAGGGCGAGCTGTCGCGCATCGATCTCACGCCGGAGAGCAAGGACTGCAAGTAGGACCGGGAGTGCCAGGACCGGAGCTGAGGCCGGAACCGTCAGCGCGGTTCCCGCTCCGGCCGATCTCCGCCCTCACGGTCCTTGCCGTCCCTGGCCTGCGGCGCGAAGCCGAGCCCGCGCTGCACCGCCGCCGCGCCGAACCGCTCGCGCAGGGCGTCGATCGCCGCCGCCCGGCTCGCGTCGCGGACGGCCGAGACGTCGGCGAGGTCGCCCCGGTCGGCATGGGCCGCATCGCAGAGGTCGCCGGCCCCGATGCCGATCAGCCGGTAGGCGGTGCCGTCGCAGGAGTCGCGCAGCAGCGCCTCGGCCGGGCGAAACAGCCGCTCGGCGACCTGAGTCGGGGCGAGACCCGAGCGGGTGCGGGTGCGCAGGCGGAAATCGCGGTCCTTCAGCTTCAGCGTCACGCTGCCGGCGGCGAGATCGGCCCGCTTCAGGCGCCGCGCCACCGTCTCGCACAGCCGCCACAGGACCGGCCGCAGGGCCTCGAAGGCGCGCAGGTCCTCCGCGAAGGTGGTCTCGCCGGAGATGCTCTTCGCCTCCCGCCGCGGCTGCACCGGGCGCCGGTCCTCGCCGCGGGAGAGCGCGAGGAGGCGGGCGGCGTCGCGCCCGAGGCCGGCATGCAGCCGCTCCGGCGCGATCCGGCCGATCTCGCCGATCCGCTGGATGCCGAGGGCGGCGAGGCGCTCGGCCGCCGCCTGACCGATGCCGGGCAGGATCCGCACCGGCCGCGGCGCCAGGAAGGCCTCGGCCTCCGCCCGGCCGATGATCGAGAAGCCGCGCGGCTTCTCGAGGTCCGAGGCGATCTTGGCCAGGAACTTGTTGGGCGCGAGGCCGACCGAGACGGTGATGCCGATCTCCGATTCGACCCTGCGGGCGAATCGCGCCAGCGTCACCGCGGGCGAGGCCCCGTGCAGCCGCTCGGTGCCCGACAGGTCGAGGAAGGCCTCGTCGATCGAAACCGGCTCGACCAGCGGCGTGAGCGCCTGCATCATCGCCCGCACCTGCCGGCCGACCCGGGCGTATTTCTCCATGTCGGGCCGCAGCACCACCGCGTCCGGGCAGGCCTCGAGGGCGCGGAACATCGGCATCGCCGAGTGCACGCCGCGGATGCGGGCGATGTAGCAGGCGGTCGAGACCACCCCGCGCCGGCCCCCGCCGATGATCAGCGGCCGGTCGCGCAGGGAGGGATCGTCGCGCTTCTCGACCGCGGCGTAGAACGCGTCGCAATCGACATGCGCGATGGCGAGCGCGTCCCGTTCCGGGTGGGCGAGCAGGCGCGGCGAGCCGCAGGCCCGGCAGCGCGGGGCGTCGCCCGGCGGGCCCGCCCCGCAATCGCGGCAGAGCGGCCCCCCGCTCACGCGCCGAACTCGCCCGGGTCCTCGGGCGGCCCGAGGCGCCGCCAGGCCTGGGTGATCTGCTCCGGCGGCACCTCCAGGGCCGCGGCGCAG
Protein-coding regions in this window:
- a CDS encoding DNA polymerase IV, translating into MSGGPLCRDCGAGPPGDAPRCRACGSPRLLAHPERDALAIAHVDCDAFYAAVEKRDDPSLRDRPLIIGGGRRGVVSTACYIARIRGVHSAMPMFRALEACPDAVVLRPDMEKYARVGRQVRAMMQALTPLVEPVSIDEAFLDLSGTERLHGASPAVTLARFARRVESEIGITVSVGLAPNKFLAKIASDLEKPRGFSIIGRAEAEAFLAPRPVRILPGIGQAAAERLAALGIQRIGEIGRIAPERLHAGLGRDAARLLALSRGEDRRPVQPRREAKSISGETTFAEDLRAFEALRPVLWRLCETVARRLKRADLAAGSVTLKLKDRDFRLRTRTRSGLAPTQVAERLFRPAEALLRDSCDGTAYRLIGIGAGDLCDAAHADRGDLADVSAVRDASRAAAIDALRERFGAAAVQRGLGFAPQARDGKDREGGDRPEREPR